From the genome of Lotus japonicus ecotype B-129 chromosome 6, LjGifu_v1.2, one region includes:
- the LOC130723401 gene encoding disease resistance protein RPV1-like isoform X2, which produces MEHPTILPSPSSFTCDWTYDVFLNFRGIDTRHGFTGNIYNSLHQKGIHTFIDDERLNKGEEITPALLHAIKESRIFISVFSENYASSTHCLDELVMILECSKAQGRLFWPVFFGVDPSQVRHQSGAYKDALAKHEERFQDDKGKVQKWKDALCQAANVSGWHFQQGSQSEYMFIGKIVEEVSEKINRTPLHVAYKPVGLESPVLAVVSSLLGLGSDEEVNMVGIHGIGGIGKSTIARAVYNMIADQFEGLCFLADIRQRAINHGLAQLQETLLSEVLGEKDFKVGDVYRGMSIIKKRLHRKKILLILDDVDSQKQLQALSGHDWFGSGSKIIITTRNKHLLATHGVVKLYEVKQLNDETALELFNWHAFKHKEISPDYADISKRAVSYAQGLPLALEVIGSYLFGKSLSVWKSALDKYETILHKDIHEILKVSYDDLEEDEKGIFLDIACFFNSYQMGYVKEILYLHGFNAENGMQVLNDKSLIKIDGSGCVKMHDLIQDMGREIVRLESTMEPGKRSRLWLTEDIVHVLEENTGTDTVEVMVINLCKDKEVQWNGKAFKKMKNLRILIVTNACFSRGPQNLPNSLRVLDWSAYPSLSLPADFNPKNLVILSLPESCLQSFKSSKVFESLNFMDFDGCKFLTELPNLTGLPNLGALCLDNCSNLIKIHGSVGFLNKLMLLSVQGCTQLEMLVPFINLPSLETLDLRGCSRLKSFPKVLGVMENTEDVYLDQTAIDKLPCSIGNLVGLRRLFLRECKNLIQLPNSVHALPKLEVIMSYDCGGFQLFQAEEKVSTQNYVDHCGVPMDLWVVILDS; this is translated from the exons ATGGAACACCCAACAATACTACCTTCTCCATCTTCCTTCACCTGTGATTGGACTTATGATGTCTTCCTCAACTTCAGAGGCATCGACACACGCCACGGTTTCACTGGCAATATCTACAATTCTCTGCACCAAAAGGGTATCCACACCTTCATTGATGATGAAAGGCTCAACAAAGGAGAAGAAATCACACCAGCTCTTCTCCATGCTATCAAAGAGTCCAGGATTTTCATTTCTGTTTTCTCTGAGAACTATGCCTCCTCGACGCATTGCTTGGATGAACTTGTCATGATCCTTGAGTGTTCCAAGGCGCAAGGACGGTTGTTTTGGCCGGTTTTTTTTGGTGTGGATCCTTCACAAGTTCGCCACCAAAGTGGGGCTTATAAAGATGCTTTGGCAAAACATGAGGAGAGGTTTCAAGATGACAAGGGAAAGGTTCAAAAATGGAAGGATGCTTTATGTCAAGCTGCAAATGTGTCTGGCTGGCACTTCCAACAAGG GTCTCAATCAGAATACATGTTTATTGGAAAGATTGTGGAAGAGGTCTCTGAAAAGATTAATCGCACTCCTTTACATGTTGCTTATAAGCCGGTTGGGCTGGAGTCTCCGGTGCTAGCAGTGGTGTCTTCTCTCCTAGGACTTGGGTCTGATGAGGAGGTCAACATGGTTGGCATTCATGGAATAGGTGGAATCGGTAAATCGACAATTGCTCGTGCGGTTTACAACATGATTGCTGAtcagtttgaaggtttgtgttTTCTTGCAGACATAAGACAAAGGGCTATTAATCATGGTCTTGCACAACTCCAAGAGACACTACTTTCTGAAGTATTGGGGGAGAAGGATTTCAAAGTGGGAGATGTTTACAGAggaatgtcaataataaaaaagAGGCTTCATCGAAAGAAGATTCTTTTGATTCTTGATGATGTTGACAGCCAGAAGCAGTTACAAGCACTTTCTGGACATGATTGGTTTGGCTCTGGCAGCAAGATCATAATCACAACAAGAAACAAGCATCTGCTGGCTACTCATGGGGTAGTGAAATTATATGAGGTGAAACAATTAAATGATGAAACAGCACTTGAATTGTTCAATTGGCATGCCTTCAAACATAAAGAAATTTCTCCAGATTATGCTGATATTTCAAAACGAGCAGTTTCTTATGCTCAAGGCCTTCCATTGGCTTTGGAGGTGATAGGCTCTTACTTGTTTGGCAAAAGTTTAAGTGTATGGAAATCTGCACTGGATAAGTATGAAACAATTCTTCACAAAGACATCCATGAAATACTTAAAGTTAGCTATGATGATTTGGAGGAAGATGAGAAGGGCATTTTTCTTGACATAGCTTGTTTCTTCAACTCTTACCAAATGGGATATGTCAAAGAAATACTATACTTACATGGTTTCAATGCGGAAAATGGAATGCAAGTGCTGAATGACAAATCTCTCATAAAAATTGATGGAAGTGGTTGTGTAAAAATGCATGACTTAATTCAAGACATGGGCAGAGAAATCGTAAGGCTGGAATCAACAATGGAGCCTGGAAAACGCAGTAGATTATGGCTTACCGAGGACATAGTTcatgttttggaagaaaataCG GGGACTGATACAGTTGAAGTTATGGTCATCAACCTATGCAAAGACAAAGAAGTGCAGTGGAATGGAAAAGCcttcaagaaaatgaaaaatctaAGAATTCTCATTGTTACAAATGCATGTTTCTCTAGAGGCCCTCAAAATCTACCAAATAGTCTTAGAGTTTTAGACTGGAGTGCATATCCATCACTATCTTTACCAGCTGATTTCAATCCCAAGAATCTTGTGATACTTAGCCTCCCTGAAAGTTGTCTTCAGTCGTTCAAATCATCCAAG GTGTTTGAGTCCTTGAActttatggattttgatgggtGCAAATTCTTAACTGAACTACCTAACTTGACTGGGCTACCAAATTTGGGGGCATTGTGTCTTGACAATTGTTCTAATTTAATTAAGATTCATGGCTCAGTGGGGTTTCTTAATAAACTCATGTTATTGAGTGTTCAAGGATGCACCCAGCTAGAAATGTTGGTGCCCTTCATCAATTTGCCATCTCTAGAGACTCTGGATTTGAGAGGCTGCTCGCGTCTTAAGAGCTTCCCAAAAGTGTTGGGAGTGATGGAGAACACTGAAGATGTTTATTTAGACCAGACTGCCATAGATAAATTGCCATGCTCAATTGGAAATCTTGTTGGACTCCGACGATTGTTCTTGAGGGAATGCAAGAATCTAATTCAGTTACCAAACAGTGTCCATGCATTGCCTAAACTTGAGGTAATAATGAGTTATGATTGTGGGGGATTTCAGTTGTTCCAGGCTGAAGAAAAAGTGAGCACACAG AATTACGTAGACCATTGTGGAGTCCCCATGGACCTGTGGGTAGTGATCTTGGATTCATGA
- the LOC130724106 gene encoding uncharacterized protein LOC130724106, whose translation MGTLRHEKVQKFEEFVDKRLKPDILHAIAQRDKVFEQQKTFADLRKNIENLEKNSVTSLRTLVNLGSEVYLQAEVPNTEHIFVDVGLGFHVEFTWSEALKYIEKREEKIARQIEEYTQLIASIKAQIKLVCEGIRELLEFPAEKPLPERIF comes from the exons ATGGGTACCTTACGCCACgaaaaagttcaaaaatttGAAGAATTTGTTGATAAGCGCTTGAAACCTGATATTCTTCATGCTATTGCTCAGAG GGACAAGGTCTTTGAACAACAGAAAACTTT TGCGGATTTGCGAAAAAACATTGAAAACCTAGAGAAGAATAGTGTAACCAGTCTAAGAACTTTGGTCAATCTTGGGTCTGAGGTATACCTGCAGGCAGAAGT GCCCAATACAGAACACATATTTGTGGATGTAGGATTGGGATTCCATGTGGAGTTTACTTGGTCTGAAGCTTTGAAATACATAGaaaaaagggaagaaaagaTAGCCAG GCAGATAGAGGAGTACACCCAGTTAATTGCATCAATTAAAGCCCAAATTAAGCTG GTTTGCGAAGGGATTAGAGAACTACTTGAATTTCCAGCAGAAAAACCCTTACCCGAGCGGATATTTTGA
- the LOC130725445 gene encoding uncharacterized protein LOC130725445: protein MEEGTYEVHGGGAENVLPQYDDAFDGDHEMEATWEDEELHSMSEGDDDDVIVRNRSMRFHDEDMRAEFNFRVGMEFISLEEFKVAAKDHAVLTGRDIYFPKNDTTRVRAACKKDCKWVMMCSKVGGRQNFAIKTLSGPHTCARVFNNKNATSKFVAKKLVEKLRGSRTMRLNDVVDEMRLGFSTGITRYRAWKGRQLALQIVEGDASKQYTLLYKFSAELRRVCAGNTCKMQLENPAGSIQPRFGRFYMCLEGCKRGFLQGCRPFIGLDGCHLKTMYGGILLCAVARDPNDQNFPLAFAVVESECKESWQWFLDLLLLDIGPDRRWIFISDQQKGLLSCLEGFEHRFCLRHLYANFKKRFGGGVVIRNIMMAAAKATYRQQWEAKMLELREQNNAAWEWMMGIPTRTWCKHDFTFYPKCDVLMNNLSESFNSTILLARDKPILTMMDWIRTYLMGRFATLREKFHKYRGEVMPKPLRRLAWETDKASHWFPTMSSEWRFEVKHIVSGEGFVVDLSKSSCTCNLFDLVGIPCRHAVAAIACKRMKPEDFVHPYYKRAAYEATYGHEITPINGQELWQPTNDPEILPPIKKRGPGRPKKLRRRDPFEDLGSTRLSRTVAKHKCSRCGQHGHNSRRCPNPVESQEPEAGQGSEPGQDPVAAGQGSQPVETQEDASQVINATQDANIQFDEIPAMLREQWDQDMARLHYVHGAGPSNVGGGSGSAGGSAAVQEEPSQVVQALQSQVAK, encoded by the exons ATGGAAGAAGGTACCTATGAAGTACATGGTGGTGGGGCAGAAAATGTGCTTCCTCAATATGATGATGCTTTTGATGGTGACCATGAAATGGAGGCTACTTGGGAAGATGAAGAGTTACATAGTATGtctgaaggtgatgatgatgatgttattGTGAGGAACAGGAGTATGAGGTTTCATGATGAGGATATGAGGGCAGAATTTAACTTTAGAGTAGGTATGGAATTTATTTCATTGGAAGAGTTTAAGGTTGCTGCTAAGGACCATGCTGTTCTCACGGGAAGGGACATTTATTTCCCCAAAAATGACACAACCAGGGTTAGGGCTGCTTGCAAGAAGGATTGTAAATGGGTTATGATGTGTAGCAAAGTGGGTGGGAGACAAAATTTTGCAATTAAGACATTGAGTGGCCCTCATACTTGTGCCAGAGTATTCAACAATAAGAATGCTACTTCCAAATTTGTTGCTAAGAAATTGGTGGAGAAACTGAGGGGTTCAAGGACAATGAGGCTCAATGATGTTGTTGATGAGATGAGGTTGGGTTTTTCCACTGGCATCACAAGGTATAGAGCTTGGAAGGGAAGACAGCTTGCTTTGCAGATAGTTGAGGGAGATGCAAGCAAACAATACACATTGCTATATAAATTCAGTGCTGAACTGAGGAGGGTTTGTGCAGGAAATACATGCAAAATGCAGTTGGAGAATCCTGCTGGAAGCATACAACCTAGGTTTGGCAGATTCTATATGTGTCTAGAAGGTTGTAAGAGGGGATTTCTTCAGGGTTGTAGACCCTTTATTGGATTAGATGGTTGTCATCTAAAGACAATGTATGGAGGTATTCTCTTATGTGCTGTAGCAAGGGATCCTAATGACCAAAACTTTCCCTTGGCTTTTGCTGTAGTGGAGTCAGAGTGCAAGGAAAGCTGGCAGTGGTTCCTTGATCTGCTACTGCTTGATATTGGTCCAGATAGAAGGTGGATCTTCATATCTGACCAACAGAAG GGGCTACTGAGCTGTTTGGAGGGATTTGAACACAGGTTTTGTTTGAGGCATCTTTATGCAAACTTCAAAAAGAGGTTTGGAGGTGGGGTTGTAATTAGAAACATTATGATGGCAGCAGCAAAGGCTACTTATCGCCAGCAGTGGGAAGCAAAAATGTTGGAGCTGAGGGAACAAAATAATGCAGCATGGGAGTGGATGATGGGAATACCTACCAGGACTTGGTGCAAGCATGACTTCACCTTCTACCCCAAGTGTGATGTGCTCATGAACAACTTGTCAGAGTCATTCAACTCCACAATTCTATTGGCAAGGGACAAGCCAATTCTGACCATGATGGACTGGATCAGAACATACTTGATGGGAAGGTTTGCAACCTTGAGGGAgaagtttcacaagtatagaGGGGAGGTAATGCCTAAGCCTTTGAGGAGGTTAGCATGGGAGACTGATAAGGCTTCTCATTGGTTTCCAACAATGTCCTCAGAATGGAGGTTTGAAGTGAAGCACATTGTATCAG GTGAGGGATTTGTGGTGGACTTGAGCAAAAGTTCATGCACATGCAATCTGTTTGATTTGGTTGGCATACCATGCAGGCATGCAGTGGCTGCCATAGCATGTAAAAGGATGAAACCAGAAGATTTTGTGCATCCATACTATAAGAGAGCTGCATATGAAGCTACATATGGGCATGAGATCACTCCTATCAATGGCCAAGAGTTATGGCAGCCTACAAATGACCCTGAGATACTTCCTCCCATAAAGAAGAGAGGGCCTGGAAGGCCTAAGAAGCTGAGAAGAAGGGACCCCTTTGAAGATTTAGGTAGCACAAGACTCAGCAGGACTGTTGCTAAACACAAATGCAGTAGGTGTGGTCAGCATGGCCATAATTCAAGGAGATGCCCAAATCCAGTGGAGAGTCAAGAACCAGAAGCAGGACAAGGGTCTGAACCAGGACAAGATCCAGTTGCAGCAGGACAAGGATCTCAGCCAGTTGAAACACAAGAGGATGCATCTCAGGTCATCAATGCCACACAAGATGCAAAT ATCCAGTTTGATGAAATACCTGCCATGCTAAGGGAACAATGGGATCAAGACATGGCAAGATTGCACTATGTTCATGGAGCAGGGCCATCTAATGTTGGTGGTGGAAGTGGATCTGCTGGTGGATCTGCTGCTGTTCAAGAGGAGCCATCTCAAGTTGTGCAGGCACTCCAATCTCAAGTTGCTAAATGA
- the LOC130724105 gene encoding uncharacterized protein LOC130724105 produces the protein MPSNPSSLTFAALSSSLSLKCTEAVESSVSLDGLKESSSSYTSSNVGCFPFFFPVTTTCTLPTVGSLAATPSAMGSLAATSFTSPFAMASLSPLASTFAAASTLPLSTTVSLSSSLSRSNNTGLFVGENFSTQKLSRPGNFSGASTCFLDGGLNGWFFFFGGSTATCFPLFFGSFASPFFFVASTATCFPLFFEPSNCLSLFFGSPD, from the exons ATGCCTTCAAATCCGTCATCATTAACCTTTGCAGCTCTTTCCTCTTCACTATCACTGAAATGTACAGAAGCTGTGGAATCCTCAGTGTCACTTGATGGATTGAAagaatcatcatcttcatatacATCATCAAATGTAGGATGTTTTCCATTCTTCTTTCCAGTAACAACCACATGCACATTGCCAACAGTTGGATCATTGGCAGCAACTCCATCAGCAATGGGATCATTGGCAGCAACTTCATTTACATCTCCATTTGCAATGGCATCATTGTCACCACTAGCATCTACATTTGCAGCAGCATCTACATTACCATTATCAACAACGGTCTCCCTTTCATCATCACTATCTAGAAGCAACAATACAG GCCTCTTTGTTGGAGAAAATTTTTCAACACAAAAATTATCAAGACCAGGTAACTTCAGTGGTGCATCCACTTGCTTCTTGGATGGAGGTTTAAATGGCtggtttttcttctttggaggctCCACAGCCACTTGCTTCCCCTTGTTCTTTGGTTCTTTTGCTTCTCCTTTCTTCTTTGTAGCCTCCACAGCCACTTGCTTCCCTCTCTTCTTTGAACCATCCAACTGCTTGTCCTTATTCTTTGGATCACCTGATTGA
- the LOC130723401 gene encoding disease resistance protein RPV1-like isoform X1, translating to MEHPTILPSPSSFTCDWTYDVFLNFRGIDTRHGFTGNIYNSLHQKGIHTFIDDERLNKGEEITPALLHAIKESRIFISVFSENYASSTHCLDELVMILECSKAQGRLFWPVFFGVDPSQVRHQSGAYKDALAKHEERFQDDKGKVQKWKDALCQAANVSGWHFQQGSQSEYMFIGKIVEEVSEKINRTPLHVAYKPVGLESPVLAVVSSLLGLGSDEEVNMVGIHGIGGIGKSTIARAVYNMIADQFEGLCFLADIRQRAINHGLAQLQETLLSEVLGEKDFKVGDVYRGMSIIKKRLHRKKILLILDDVDSQKQLQALSGHDWFGSGSKIIITTRNKHLLATHGVVKLYEVKQLNDETALELFNWHAFKHKEISPDYADISKRAVSYAQGLPLALEVIGSYLFGKSLSVWKSALDKYETILHKDIHEILKVSYDDLEEDEKGIFLDIACFFNSYQMGYVKEILYLHGFNAENGMQVLNDKSLIKIDGSGCVKMHDLIQDMGREIVRLESTMEPGKRSRLWLTEDIVHVLEENTGTDTVEVMVINLCKDKEVQWNGKAFKKMKNLRILIVTNACFSRGPQNLPNSLRVLDWSAYPSLSLPADFNPKNLVILSLPESCLQSFKSSKVFESLNFMDFDGCKFLTELPNLTGLPNLGALCLDNCSNLIKIHGSVGFLNKLMLLSVQGCTQLEMLVPFINLPSLETLDLRGCSRLKSFPKVLGVMENTEDVYLDQTAIDKLPCSIGNLVGLRRLFLRECKNLIQLPNSVHALPKLEVIMSYDCGGFQLFQAEEKVSTQVFSKSMLVYNEGKGVLLDVYSLNMSPNNVIELRRPLWSPHGPVGSDLGFMIKGVLEGTVNWHGLRSKESSMCFWFRKKFPHISLCCAGEPCVYKDNMILDFKFSVLINGTKHLSSSCNYIFSAERMTEQMLLCDLLCKEETAFSEHEWNQVEILCELKYPMPCGSERVMGAQDRTTMGIPSWSLIYVYEEYKEDVKFMPEFQECKEMQRRKDTLFGFHSMLKRHGLNWIGF from the exons ATGGAACACCCAACAATACTACCTTCTCCATCTTCCTTCACCTGTGATTGGACTTATGATGTCTTCCTCAACTTCAGAGGCATCGACACACGCCACGGTTTCACTGGCAATATCTACAATTCTCTGCACCAAAAGGGTATCCACACCTTCATTGATGATGAAAGGCTCAACAAAGGAGAAGAAATCACACCAGCTCTTCTCCATGCTATCAAAGAGTCCAGGATTTTCATTTCTGTTTTCTCTGAGAACTATGCCTCCTCGACGCATTGCTTGGATGAACTTGTCATGATCCTTGAGTGTTCCAAGGCGCAAGGACGGTTGTTTTGGCCGGTTTTTTTTGGTGTGGATCCTTCACAAGTTCGCCACCAAAGTGGGGCTTATAAAGATGCTTTGGCAAAACATGAGGAGAGGTTTCAAGATGACAAGGGAAAGGTTCAAAAATGGAAGGATGCTTTATGTCAAGCTGCAAATGTGTCTGGCTGGCACTTCCAACAAGG GTCTCAATCAGAATACATGTTTATTGGAAAGATTGTGGAAGAGGTCTCTGAAAAGATTAATCGCACTCCTTTACATGTTGCTTATAAGCCGGTTGGGCTGGAGTCTCCGGTGCTAGCAGTGGTGTCTTCTCTCCTAGGACTTGGGTCTGATGAGGAGGTCAACATGGTTGGCATTCATGGAATAGGTGGAATCGGTAAATCGACAATTGCTCGTGCGGTTTACAACATGATTGCTGAtcagtttgaaggtttgtgttTTCTTGCAGACATAAGACAAAGGGCTATTAATCATGGTCTTGCACAACTCCAAGAGACACTACTTTCTGAAGTATTGGGGGAGAAGGATTTCAAAGTGGGAGATGTTTACAGAggaatgtcaataataaaaaagAGGCTTCATCGAAAGAAGATTCTTTTGATTCTTGATGATGTTGACAGCCAGAAGCAGTTACAAGCACTTTCTGGACATGATTGGTTTGGCTCTGGCAGCAAGATCATAATCACAACAAGAAACAAGCATCTGCTGGCTACTCATGGGGTAGTGAAATTATATGAGGTGAAACAATTAAATGATGAAACAGCACTTGAATTGTTCAATTGGCATGCCTTCAAACATAAAGAAATTTCTCCAGATTATGCTGATATTTCAAAACGAGCAGTTTCTTATGCTCAAGGCCTTCCATTGGCTTTGGAGGTGATAGGCTCTTACTTGTTTGGCAAAAGTTTAAGTGTATGGAAATCTGCACTGGATAAGTATGAAACAATTCTTCACAAAGACATCCATGAAATACTTAAAGTTAGCTATGATGATTTGGAGGAAGATGAGAAGGGCATTTTTCTTGACATAGCTTGTTTCTTCAACTCTTACCAAATGGGATATGTCAAAGAAATACTATACTTACATGGTTTCAATGCGGAAAATGGAATGCAAGTGCTGAATGACAAATCTCTCATAAAAATTGATGGAAGTGGTTGTGTAAAAATGCATGACTTAATTCAAGACATGGGCAGAGAAATCGTAAGGCTGGAATCAACAATGGAGCCTGGAAAACGCAGTAGATTATGGCTTACCGAGGACATAGTTcatgttttggaagaaaataCG GGGACTGATACAGTTGAAGTTATGGTCATCAACCTATGCAAAGACAAAGAAGTGCAGTGGAATGGAAAAGCcttcaagaaaatgaaaaatctaAGAATTCTCATTGTTACAAATGCATGTTTCTCTAGAGGCCCTCAAAATCTACCAAATAGTCTTAGAGTTTTAGACTGGAGTGCATATCCATCACTATCTTTACCAGCTGATTTCAATCCCAAGAATCTTGTGATACTTAGCCTCCCTGAAAGTTGTCTTCAGTCGTTCAAATCATCCAAG GTGTTTGAGTCCTTGAActttatggattttgatgggtGCAAATTCTTAACTGAACTACCTAACTTGACTGGGCTACCAAATTTGGGGGCATTGTGTCTTGACAATTGTTCTAATTTAATTAAGATTCATGGCTCAGTGGGGTTTCTTAATAAACTCATGTTATTGAGTGTTCAAGGATGCACCCAGCTAGAAATGTTGGTGCCCTTCATCAATTTGCCATCTCTAGAGACTCTGGATTTGAGAGGCTGCTCGCGTCTTAAGAGCTTCCCAAAAGTGTTGGGAGTGATGGAGAACACTGAAGATGTTTATTTAGACCAGACTGCCATAGATAAATTGCCATGCTCAATTGGAAATCTTGTTGGACTCCGACGATTGTTCTTGAGGGAATGCAAGAATCTAATTCAGTTACCAAACAGTGTCCATGCATTGCCTAAACTTGAGGTAATAATGAGTTATGATTGTGGGGGATTTCAGTTGTTCCAGGCTGAAGAAAAAGTGAGCACACAGGTATTTTCAAAATCAATGCTTGTTTATAATGAAGGCAAAGGAGTGTTACTTGATGTATATTCTCTTAACATGTCTCCTAATAATGTCATAGAATTACGTAGACCATTGTGGAGTCCCCATGGACCTGTGGGTAGTGATCTTGGATTCATGATTAAAGGGGTTCTAGAAGGGACTGTAAATTGGCATGGACTCAGAAGCAAAGAATCATCCATGTGTTTCTGGTTCAGAAAGAAATTCCCCCATATAAGTCTATGTTGTGCTGGAGAGCCGTGTGTGTATAAAGACAATATGATATTGGATTTCAAGTTCAGTGTACTCATCAATGGCACCAAGCACTTAAGTTCTTCATGTAACTACATATTTTCTGCAGAAAGAATGACAGAACAAATGCTTTTGTGTGATCTGTTATGCAAAGAGGAGACAGCATTTTCAGAACATGAATGGAATCAAGTAGAGATTTTATGTGAGTTGAAGTACCCCATGCCATGTGGCTCTGAACGGGTAATGGGTGCCCAAGACAGGACTACAATGGGAATTCCAAGTTGGTCCCTCATTTATGTCTATGAAGAATACAAGGAGGATGTCAAATTTATGCCTGAGTTTCAGGAATGTAAAGAGATGCAGAGGAGAAAGGACACACTATTTGGCTTTCACTCCATGCTCAAGCGTCACGGATTAAATTGGATTGGCTTTTGA
- the LOC130724697 gene encoding uncharacterized protein At4g04775-like, whose protein sequence is MRRPCSSGSCASSSTYSMPPSGICACGELIVYLTSHTPENPGRHFWRCRNFKTPRDCGFFLWDEDAGVQSSGTQRVVDMLRTELEDSKDKLDELKKKLEDTKMKFEDTKMKLEESKNKISKLQRKLDCELLNKKMAFAAILIVVLAWVVSFCFLYGRKM, encoded by the exons ATGAGAAGACCGTGTTCATCTGGTTCTTGTGCATCCTCGAGCACTTACTCCATGCCTCCAAGCGGAATCTGTGCTTGTGGGGAACTAATTGTGTACCTGACATCTCACACTCCTGAAAATCCAGGAAGACATTTCTGGAGATGCAGGAATTTCAAG ACCCCCAGGGACTGTGGTTTCTTCCTGTGGGATGAGGATGCAGGAGTCCAAAGTTCAGGAACACAACGTGTTGTTGATATGTTGAGGACAGAGTTGGAAGATTCAAAGGACAAATTGgatgaattgaagaagaaattgGAGGATACAAAGATGAAATTTGAGGACACAAAGATGAAATTGGAGGAAAGCAAGAACAAAATTAGCAAGCTTCAAAGGAAGCTTGACTGTGAGCTGCTGAATAAGAAAATGGCCTTTGCAGCCATATTGATTGTTGTGTTAGCTTGGGTTGTTAGCTTTTGCTTCCTTTATGGAAGAAAAATGTAA